From the Antennarius striatus isolate MH-2024 chromosome 15, ASM4005453v1, whole genome shotgun sequence genome, the window ACACTCGACACATGGCGTTGTACCAAATGAAGTCTGTAAATATGTCAGCCGACGGGAGTCCATGTTTAATTCAAAGGTCGTTCTCTAGAATGTCAGCTTAATGGATCCGTTGCATTATATCCTTAGGGAGGATGCAAATCTTTGAATCATTCTAAGAACAGCAAATTAGTCTTTCAAACGTGAAGCCCTAAAACTTATGGCTCTAACTTTTGGCCTCCTATCTTAGAACACTTTCTATTTTAAAGGTCGCTTTTAACAATATATAAAATGCAAATAGCAAAACCTTTACCGTGTAACACAAAATGCATCGCatgctggacagacagacagacagataggaAATTACAGTTGCAGTAATATTCCTAACAGGGTAATGTGTTTTCCTTCAAGTGAAATGAAATAGACGGTTGAATAAAACCTCTGTATTTCCCCAAGGTCTCTTAGCGGGTCTCAGAGTTTATCTTGGAAAGCTAGCTgtgaaataatataaaatataaaatgcgtgtcctgttaaaaaaaaaaaagaagaagcagaataCGATTCTGTTTTCACGAGCGTCTCAGATGTCCTTGGAAAGCTTTCCAGTTTTCCGTGGTGGTACGAACACTGCTGTTGAGTACGTAAACATCCAGTACCAGCACTGAACTTCTGGGATACCTCATTGATGTATCTGAAATTCAAAGTATTTGTAATATGTTCCTTCAGTCATTTCTGCAGATGGTATACACAAAATCAATGCTCTAGTTTTCTCATTCACACAGTTTTCAATTTttgtcatgtgtgtttgtctgtctttgtgggtgtatatttatttctgtttatattttaatattcatatcTCAAACTTAATATCACAGGATGGCGCATGATTAcattttctcttgtgtttttggTTCTGTCTCACCCAGTCAAAagttttggtttgattttaaaGATATTGAGTCAGAAGTTGTAGAAACAAGTACatattattatttgaaaagGACACAGGACAGACAAAGATTCCCTGTTTCCCCATTTTTACAGAATTTATGCTAAGCTGACATAACTGACTTTTGAACAAAATGTAATCAGGCTTTCCCTTTTCCCATAaatttgaatgaatttgaacaaacatgtcatttaaatccaaatccatCAGCAGAGTATGCAAACCATCATAAGttcattttttaattgatttaattacatctttgctgctcttttttttttttaggtttctGGGCGCGAGAGGTGGGCAAGATGATTGGGTTTGAACACCCCACCATCCCAGTGCACCACCAGTATGTAGTGACGGCGACAGTACCGGAGGTGAAGGCCCTGAAGACGGAGCTCGCTGTCATCAGGGACCTGGAGGGATCTTACTACCTGCGCCAGGAAAGAGATGGTCTGCTGTTTGGCCCGTATGAAAAAATGGAGAAGATGAAGCTCCAGGACTCCTGGGTCAGAGATGGAGTGCCTCCAGGTCTGTCTGCCATTGATAAAGATCTGTCTGTGAATACTGACAACTTTATTGGAGCGACTTTTCTTTGACAGGCcattttctgttttggttttgcTCTTATTCTGTGTTTGCATCAGGTTTCGGAAAAGAACTCTTTGAGTCAGATCTGGACAGGATAATGGAGCACGTGGAGATGGCCATGGAGATGGTCCCAGTGCTCAAGGAAGCTGATATCATCAACATTGTGTCTGGACCAATCACATACACACCTGACCTCCTGCCCATGGTTGGGCCGCACCAAGGAGTTAGAAACTACTGGTCGGCCATTGGCTTTGGGTATGTTTCAGGGAAGGGGGGACAATAGAGATGAATCACGATGATGAAAGCTTGGATTATTTTCAGATACGGAGTCATTCACGCTGGTGGTATCGGTAAGTTCCTGAGTGACTGGATCCTGAATGGAGAACCTCCGTATGACCTGATTGAATGCGACCCCAACCGCTACAGCAAATGGGTGGACGTGCCTTTCTTGTGCGCCAAAGCTCGAGAGTCCTACGGCTTCAACAATGTAGGTAAGAAGAACACAAGACAGTCACGCCTTACGTTGCGTTACGTTGACAGTCTATCCTTTTTCTCAACCCTGTTAAATTCTTTACTGCTTTTCTCTCGTTTTGTCGGTCTCCCCAGTTGGTTACCCAAAGGAGGAGCGTTTCGCCGGTCGACCAACCAAACGGACGAGCGGCGTTTACGAGCTGCTGAAGGACAAAGGCTCGATGGGCTTTCACGCCGGCTGGGAACAACCCCACTGGTTCTACAAGCCTGGAGATGACACCGGATACAAGTAATGAATCAAGTTTAACAGAGCTTGTCTGAAATGATGCACCGGCATAAATATCGAGAAAAGATGGTCCCATAACGATCTTAAAGCTCTTCACAATCACAGCAGATTCACCTGACTGCAAATTGTTGGATTTAATTCAGTTTACCTGTACAAAAACGCattgatgaaatgaaaatattctaTTTTGATCATTATTCCCTCATCATTCATCCAAATTACATTTGGAGGAGGGTGATCATTTCACCATCAGGTGCATTTGTGAAAAACTAAATAGTAATAATCTTTACTGTAACACACTCACATGAGTACACAATGTTCTGTGGTGAAGGTTGAATGTGTGGGTTACATGACAAACACATGTTGTCATGAACAGCTGCCTGTAAACCCTTTGACGTAATGTACACAGATCCCATACAGGGACAAAGAAGGGCAGCTGTTAAGCAGCAAATGCAGCATGTGCAGAAACCAGATCACTAAATACACGCCGGATCATATAGTTTGAACTTTACTGCATGCATGATTCAAATCTCTGAAACCAGAAACCAAcagtggccaaaaaaaaaaagatcttgaaAGTTGTCACGCGTTCACTTAGCAATGTCAGTACTTAATGTTCTAACACTCTGAAGCCAACAGTtccttatttcatttaaataaataaatatatgttggCAAATATGAAGTAACTGTTGATTTTCTGTCGCGCTCAGGCCCAGTTTCAGACGCACCAACTGGTTCGGACCAGTTGGCAGAGAGTGTAAGCTGGTAATGGAGAAAGTGGGAGTGATCGACCTGACTCCTTTCGGGAAGTTCATTGTGAAGGGGAGAGACTCCCAAAAGTTGCTGGACCGGCTGTTTGCTAACACAATGCCCAAGGTAGAACGATTCATCAGCGTCACTGTGAAGCGTTCCAGCTGTACAGACTGTATTCTAATACATCTGTCAACCCACAATGTTTCCAGGTGGGCCTGACGAACATCAGTCACATGTTGACCCCAACTGGGAGGGTCTTTGCTGAGGTCACAATCACTCAGCTGACACCAGGAGAGTTCTTCCTCATCACAGGCTCAGGGTCAGAAGGGCATGACCTCAGGTGAAACGCACAAATACACTCTCCTTGTAACCAGGCTGACAGTGTCACTgtttaaattattaacagaaGATTTATTACTCTAAAACCTGTTTGAAATTaagtaaattaaatattgaGATAGTTTAAATAGACCAAAGCAGTATATTAAAATACTAACACTCTGTTCAGTTTGTAAGTTATTTGTAAGCTGCAGCTTTGATCAGTTATGTTTACAGTCCTGTCATCAAACattgtgtttttccatcttAGTTACTGTAGTTACTTGTAGTTCTTGGAAGTGTGGTGTTCTTGAAAAACTACAATCTTAAGCAGAAAGGCAGGAACAGCCAGACACCCACAGACACAAAactgtacatatacacacaaaaccGGTCGGACACATGTTGGTATGCGTTTTTCAGAGACCACGGAGTAACGGACCTCCATTGTCCGCAGGCAAACACACCCAGACTTGAGCTATTCTTCACAAACCGGGTTCTTTTGTTCGTTAGTTTTTACCGCTAAAGAAGAAAGCAAAAAGATTTCAGCAAATCCGCTCATTTTCCTGCCTTGTACCGCCCTCTGGTGATAGTAGTAGATTACAGTTCCTGTTTGAGGATGGATCCCTTGTGCCTTCTTTAAGCACCAGAGGGCGAAATATGACCGCATTTCGGCACACTGTTGTCCATCCTGAAGAATTAGTCATGCACACATGCTCTTTTTCATCCAGTGAGAGTGTTCCCTGCGGTTTTGATCACAGGTGGATCGAGACGGAGGCTGCAGAAGGCGGCTATGACGTCGCCATCAGCAACGTGACAGAAGATCTGGGCGTGTTGGGTATCGCAGGACCAAACTCGCGCAAAGTTCTCCAGAAACTGACAGATGAGGATCTGAGCGATGCTGGATTCAAGTTTCTCCACTGTAAAACAATAAAGTTGGCTGGTATCCCTGTGAGGGCAATCAGGATCTCCTACACAGGTACAGCCAGACCAAAAGAACTGCATCTGAACACATCTAAATGAGTTTTACTTCTTGTTCTTATGGAGATTGTTGATAGTGCAATTTATCAACAAAATTAATTGATTAGGCAGCTTACATGATGAAAAAATCTCTGTCCTCATCCCTGTTTTCTTCATATTTGTCTCATTATGAAACTTATAATGTGACATAATGACACTTACTGTTGTTACACAAGTGCATTAACAGCTTTAACTACAAACTTATTAAATCATCTCCCCGTCGCTGCCGTTGACATCTTTGTAGCTATTCTCAGAATAGGCCGGGAGACCGGCACATGAGTGGTGATACAatatatgggtgtgtgtgtgtctaggtgAGCTCGGATGGGAGTTGTACATGGACCAGAAAAACATGGCGGCTCTGTACCGGGCCATGATGGAAGCAGGAAAAGATGAAGGCATTGACAATTTTGGTACCTACGCCATGTCCTCCCTGAGGTTGGAAAAGGGATTCAGAGGCTGGGGACaggaggtacacacacacacacacacacacacacacacacacacacacacacacacactgggatcCACGTTTAAAAACGCACACTTTCACGATATAACAGGAACTACAGGGACCAGTTAGTATCTTGTACACATCTGCAGGATATTGTTTGATGGACGATCCTCAAAATAGGCACCAAACAGACGGACAGAGAGAACTTTAACCACTTCCCACTTCCAGTTCACactacaaattttttttggtctatCTGGATCTTGAACTGGCAAGACCCGGCTCAAGATCCAGTGTCAGGAGATACAGTTTTTATGACCTTTAGTCCATACTCATCTGTGGTCTCCACTGATTTGCTTTCCcttttgcaaacactgtgtgtttttctacaCAAACCAAAATTGTTTATCAGTCTGTTAAAATGCCAGTCGGGGTCAGCTCCGTCAGCTGATCTCATGTTTACACGATGCCGCCACGGAGTTTTTATGGTCGTCTGACTGAGAATGAAAGTAGCTCCATGATTACCATAGGAAAATTATCAGTTATATAATGCAAATCAGGAGAGAAATAAgtagaaataaagtttttaaaaaaaagtaaaagtgacaGAAGCTGGTGGTGTGCATGTGCGCATAAATGTACGTACAACAGTGGCACATGTGCACCACATCAACAGAGGTGTGTACAGCAGGCGCTGGCAGAGGTATTCATTCAAGTTTACTGGCCAGCCCAGACAAAAACATAGTTTTGCCAGTGTAGTTGGACGTCTGGcagccaaatgtggcccgccacatcattttatgtggcccgcgagagcataaaaggtcagagtgtctaaaaataaacaggtcaaaagtgtgctatGCAGTATTTGAggctattttaactttgataaaaccattttgaaatgttacttttcttgattgatggagttctgtgggttcaataacttgacaaattaaaaggatttcttTCAGAAACAAgccaacaaattttttctgtgcaactgtaatgtttgaaccttgaataagtaatatatTCAGAGTTAttcaacattaaggagtagttacatttatttacatttataagttgccctttgaggacagccattatgctgatgtggccatcggtgaaaatgagtttgaactAGACTAGATGGAGaaaagtacagtaaataatatCATATGAGAGAAGTTTAACAGCTGGTGCCTGTCTTTACGCTAAGCTAAACTAACTGAGAGATGTTCTGATGTGAcagttgaaaataaatcaaatggaaTTATTCCTAGAAGTAGCTCAGATGCTGATGAAGGTCAATTCCTCTTTCCAGATGAACTGTGACACCAATCCTCTGGAGGCTGGACTGGATTATTTCATCAAACTGAACAAGGTAACGATGGATCATCTGAACGTTCAGTTCCACTGTTCGTATCCATGTTTCCACAATTTCTTTGCTCTAGCAGTGAATACATTTAGACTAAACTTTGTTTCTGGACAAACCCTAGCCTGCCGACTTCATTGGGAAAGCAGCCCTCCAGGAAATCAAAGCTAAAGGCCTGAAGAGGAAGCTTTCCTACATCACCGTGGATACCGATGACATCGACCCTGAAGGAAATGAAACCATTTGGCACAACGACAAGgtaaacatcaggaagaagctTCATTGGAGGTTTTTGatcaaaagatgttttattttacctcttccaaggagacttgatggaatgtCTCCACATTTACTTTACATTCacatttacttgtttgtttgtttgtttgtttgcgaAATATCTTGGAATACTCTGATTTTTGGAGGGTGTCCTGGGTGATGTGATGATAACAAAGGTgagataaaaataattcatgacTGCTTCTAAGATAAGAAGTCATATTTGAGGAAAAATAGATCCAGATCCACCATGATGGGTATTCCCTTTCTTGTCCAACCCAGTAAGAACTGATGATAACAACATGATCCTAAATGCTGGCTCCAAGCGTGACTACCGTAACTGTCTGAAGACAATAGTCTTGGTGGAGTTGTGTGTTCTCTGGGTGTTTTCCAATCATTATTCAAACTAAAATGCACAGTAAGTCAAACAATATAAAACTACATTGACACATTCGTCCCATTTCCAAACAGCTGCAATTCTATCTGCTTTTTATAAGCTGCATCACAAATAAAGATCCCTCGTAAActaggtgtttgtttttttctgatgtcaACTGGAAGCAACACACGGAAGCGTTCTGTTGGATCCAACATTCTGTCATGTTTGATTTAATACGCAGGGATTCAAAGAACTTGGCGTTGATCTTTTTTCAGAATGTTCCACAAATTTGAATTCCCGAGGGCAAAAAATTGTTTCCTCTGTCCTATCATGAGGCAGATCAGACCATAATGGTGACATCACCAAAGCGGGACCTCAACATTGATGTGCTGACTCACAAGTGTCTTGAATGCTGATGGAAATTACTTTCATGCAGGTTGTGAGGTTGTGATCACTCAGCCTGTGTCTTGTGTTTCTTATCAGGTGGTCGGCAACACGACATCCGGAGCTTACAGCTACACCATCCAACAGAGCCTGGCGTTCGCCTACCTGCCCCTGGAGCTGGGATCTGTGGGTCAGAAGGTGGAGGTTGAGCTATTGGGAAAGAAATACCCCGCCACCGTCATCCAGGAACCTCTGGTCCTCACTGAGCCCACAAGGACCCGGAtgcagaagaaaggaaaaggcaaAGCGTAAACACAGAACTGTCCACCATCACCTGACGAAGAACATGAACTGTGACATAAGAATGACTACCTTTCCCCCGTGTTTAAGAGGAGCAAACTGACGTCTTAGAACATTATCTGTTTTTGAGCATCAGGGAAATAACCATTGCTTTGGGAGAGTAATTGGTGTTTTTGATTCCACGAATGTATCTTAATGTTTACAGGTCAACCGAGGAAGGCTTTTCAGTGACTTGAGtgtcaaaattttaaaataaaaaatgggaCTTGACTGCATTTCATCATCTTTATTAAGAATTGAAAGACGGTATTTATACACCAATTAGTCAAGGAAGAAAATGCTTGCAAATTTGTACAAAGATCATTTTGTAACTCTGTTTTTTGAAACTAAttgttttgtacatttgtttgttttgctaccCTGATAATTAAAGTTTCTGCCTTGATTGAAATTGTTGTGTCTTTTCTCTCCAGTTTTCATCAGAAACTCTGGGTCTTCTTCAAAACCACGGTTTGACCGAGTCGGTACCCAGAGGAttaggatgatgatgatgaataaaaTTTTTTCATGGTCACAATTTTGATCGTCCTAACATTTCAAATATTGAATGGAT encodes:
- the dmgdh gene encoding dimethylglycine dehydrogenase, mitochondrial — protein: MSRVLNLIGNRLRRDAAACPGFTRLPLRTICCSSPKQAAESDASSVLGKRWKDTAETVVIGGGCVGTSLVYHLAKGGMKDVVLLEKSELTAGSTWHAAGLTTYYHPGINLKKVHYDSIKLYERLEAETGQAVGFHQPGSVRIASTPARVDEIKYQMTRTHWHVTPQYLIGPEKVHELFPLINMDKVLAGLYTTEDGHIDPYSLTMALAAGARMYGAQIYNPAPVNALTPTADGKWDVQTPHGTIRANRIVNATGFWAREVGKMIGFEHPTIPVHHQYVVTATVPEVKALKTELAVIRDLEGSYYLRQERDGLLFGPYEKMEKMKLQDSWVRDGVPPGFGKELFESDLDRIMEHVEMAMEMVPVLKEADIINIVSGPITYTPDLLPMVGPHQGVRNYWSAIGFGYGVIHAGGIGKFLSDWILNGEPPYDLIECDPNRYSKWVDVPFLCAKARESYGFNNVVGYPKEERFAGRPTKRTSGVYELLKDKGSMGFHAGWEQPHWFYKPGDDTGYKPSFRRTNWFGPVGRECKLVMEKVGVIDLTPFGKFIVKGRDSQKLLDRLFANTMPKVGLTNISHMLTPTGRVFAEVTITQLTPGEFFLITGSGSEGHDLRWIETEAAEGGYDVAISNVTEDLGVLGIAGPNSRKVLQKLTDEDLSDAGFKFLHCKTIKLAGIPVRAIRISYTGELGWELYMDQKNMAALYRAMMEAGKDEGIDNFGTYAMSSLRLEKGFRGWGQEMNCDTNPLEAGLDYFIKLNKPADFIGKAALQEIKAKGLKRKLSYITVDTDDIDPEGNETIWHNDKVVGNTTSGAYSYTIQQSLAFAYLPLELGSVGQKVEVELLGKKYPATVIQEPLVLTEPTRTRMQKKGKGKA